From one Mytilus trossulus isolate FHL-02 chromosome 10, PNRI_Mtr1.1.1.hap1, whole genome shotgun sequence genomic stretch:
- the LOC134687109 gene encoding BLOC-1-related complex subunit 5-like: MGSDQSTQLPAGAPGSNLKSQRDEEIPYTSFSISKPIDGDSPRQSPRIPNKNKPKEEKEQKNPKHDIIVVKDGNQYVKDPDPELTKLSTIPVFYPIMRGSLNIPVSSRDGDLLDKMDHQKLLDLCLRYQEHLKHLSEAVAFDQNALCVRIKEIDCAMQMLHNLMQDKQKKYHKYAEQFQRVSETVTTLNKIKSSMDNIIPKMESLNQLLPPDDRLEPFDFKSTHASPK, from the exons ATGGGATCTGACCAAAGTACTCAGCTTCCAGCAGGAGCCCCAGGTAGTAACCTGAAGTCACAACGAGATGAAGAAATACCATATACATCATTTTCTATTAGTAAACCTATAGATGGAG aTTCACCCAGACAGTCACCACGAataccaaacaaaaacaaaccaaaggaagaaaaagaacaaaaaaatccaaaacatgataTTATTGTTGTCAAAGATGGAAATCAGTACGTCAAGGACCCTGATCCAGAACTGACAAAATTAAGCACGATTCCAGTTTTCTATCCAATAATGAGGGGTTCACTCAATATACCAGTAAGTTCTAGAGACGGAGATTTGCTAGATAAAATGGACCACCAGAAGTTACTAGATCTTTGTCTACGCTATCaggaacatttaaaacatttatcagaAGCAGTAGCATTTGACCAGAATGCTTTATGTGTTAGGATTAAAGAG ATTGACTGTGCAATGCAAATGCTTCACAATTTGATGCAagataaacagaagaaatatcataaatatgcTGAACAGTTCCAACGAGTTTCAGAGACAGTGACTACtctaaataaaatcaaaagttccaTGGACAATATCATCCCTAAAATGGAAAGTTTAAATCAGTTACTACCCCCTGATGATAGACTggaaccatttgattttaagtCTACCCATGCTAGTCCCAAGTGA
- the LOC134687110 gene encoding alpha-ketoglutarate-dependent dioxygenase alkB homolog 3-like has translation MNTDRKRRSRVQGGWAAPTNVRSDRNKSQVPQAPAWTGKNVDQVQHTEKKFMFQESEEDVREKPVEKVITKAGVCDLSTEPSGVSRIRFFPNFLDPAEADTIYNDLYHEVPWRQRSDFKNGESFLQPRLTAWYGDFPYSYSGVRHEANAEWHLTLKMLKDRLEEVTGLTFNSMLANMYRDGHDSVAWHSDDERSLGPEPTIASLSFGDSRNFELRKKPPSGSDDYTYMQHAKIPLTHGSLLIMEGATQADWQHRIPREYHDRGPRINLTYRVIIPE, from the exons ATGAATACTGATCGCAAACGTCGATCCAGAGTTCAAGGTGGTTGGGCTGCACCAACAAATGTCAGATCTGACAGAAACAAATCTCAAGTTCCTCAAGCTCCAGCTTGGACTGGTAAAAATGTTGATCAAGTCCAACATActgaaaagaaatttatgttCCAAGAATCTGAAGAG GATGTCAGAGAGAAGCCAGTTGAAAAGGTTATAAC GAAAGCTGGTGTATGTGATCTAAGTACAGAACCATCAGGAGTATCAAG GATAAGATTCTTTCCAAATTTCCTGGATCCTGCTGAGGCTGATACAATTTACAATGACTTGTATCATGAAGTTCCTTGGCGACAAAGGtctgattttaaaaatggaGAGTCATTCCTACAGCCACGACTAACAGCTTGGTACGGAGATTTTCCTTATTCTTACTCAGGTGTGAGACATGAAGCAAATGCAGAg TGGCATTTGACCTTGAAGATGTTAAAGGACAGATTAGAGGAAGTAACAGGACTGACTTTCAATTCAATGTTAGCTAATATGTACCGTGATGGACATGATTCAGTGGCTTGGCATTCAGACGATGAGCGGTCATTAGGCCCTGAACCAACGATAGCTTCTTTATCCTTTGGTGATAGCAGAAATTTTGAGCTGAGAAAGAAACCTCCTAGT GGTTCAGATGACTACACCTATATGCAACATGCCAAAATACCTTTGACTCATGGTTCTTTGTTAATAATGGAAGGAGCAACACAGGCAGACTGGCAA catagAATTCCTAGAGAATATCACGACAGAGGCCCAAGAATTAATTTGACATACAGAGTTATAATCCCCGaatga